Proteins found in one Ctenopharyngodon idella isolate HZGC_01 chromosome 16, HZGC01, whole genome shotgun sequence genomic segment:
- the themis2 gene encoding protein THEMIS2, whose product MGDLQSLRIFINSLDQQSLPRILQVCSGVYFQGSIYELSGSEVCLSTGDLVKIIGLQLLSVSCEEIDTGSSYELPTEYSGQFRLVAEDLPYNTIEEIVGLCPVGVDACGSFIFTSSNELTIDNFTVPAKKQLTLLSVEIAEDGERLARCHVVGQNMAAAEILLPLSLKGEFYEYESDRGYTLQEIMSSARLSCRRFRSTNIKNRGALLVFSPVYEISAIMHMRKNVVKFPSSLEVDVQDVTEQFQDLVFITPLSLTEIASQPKESFPTLAEILDAPEGNQFFNCSWFKELQRERHLVLHGCGHKTLILASTPKGRKEKQYFFISERYGGRMRRRAREFGSVYELYLASSQSPGLKVSVTRHYEAVEEEGMPALSVGEQLEVLGTKLKDGLGDKSGAAQKLESLICKRTMEVDDEDDEDEEDDSEEISLPLFMPGNFVEKLSDNKKYKLSDLMSSPLPLDVKVVTRDKDLEKDPLMGLTALKLEETFTETTVLASLSNKPDWCFELPVRWLQMSLCFTTDRLPWPSDEPPELHVETVTEVTEKFYYEYHKLISKIEEPPPRPPKRKPSNSEAPKKTPKPKHASPKVKSNVTEQLNSLSLNQTKGKRAPAPPPPDDTPDQPPPILPRKSISIAESVSLPNMYVKSPTKAQKAARRPSDSDHDYESIEDALIPTHESLFY is encoded by the exons ATGGGAGACCTCCAGTCCCTGCGAATCTTCATCAACAGTCTGGATCAGCAGTCTCTGCCCCGCATCCTACAGGTCTGCTCTGGGGTTTATTTCCAGG GGTCCATATATGAGCTTTCGGGGAGTGAAGTGTGTTTATCTACTGGAGATTTGGTGAAGATCATTGGTTTACAGCTCCTGTCTGTATCTTGTGAGGAGATTGACACTGGATCTTCATATGAATTGCCTACTGAATATTCAG GTCAGTTCAGACTCGTCGCTGAGGACCTCCCATACAATACAATAGAGGAAATTGTGGGTCTGTGTCCTGTTGGAGTGGACGCCTGTGGCTCCTTCATCTTCACAAGCAGCAACGAGTTGACTATAGACAACTTCACGGTACCAGCGAAAAAACAGTTGACCCTGCTTTCTGTGGAGATTGCTGAAGATGGAGAAAGACTTGCACGGTGTCATGTGGTAGGGCAGAACATGGCTGCTGCAGAGATACTCCTTCCTCTATCCCTCAAAGGAGAGTTTTACGAATATGAAAGTGACCGTGGTTACACTCTACAGGAAATCATGTCATCAGCCAGGCTGAGCTGCCGTCGCTTCCGCAGCACAAACATTAAGAACAGAGGAGCCTTGCTGGTTTTCAGCCCTGTGTATGAAATCAGTGCCATTATGCATA tgagGAAGAACGTAGTGAAGTTCCCCTCCAGTCTGGAAGTGGATGTCCAGGATGTGACAGAACAGTTCCAGGATTTAGTGTTCATAACTCCGTTATCTCTGACTGAAATTGCAAGTCAGCCAAAGGAGTCCTTCCCCACTCTGGCAGAGATCCTTGATGCCCCAGAAGGCAATCAGTTTTTTAATTGTAGCTGGTTCAAAGAACTGCAAAGAGAAAGGCACCTCGTGTTGCACGGGTGTGGCCACAAAACATTGATATTAGCCTCAACTCCAAAGGGAAGGAAGGAAAAACAGTACTTCTTCATCTCAGAGAGGTATGGTGGACGAATGAGAAGAAGGGCCCGGGAATTCGGATCAGTGTACGAGCTATACTTGGCATCCTCTCAGTCTCCAGGTTTGAAAGTAAGCGTGACACGGCACTATGAGGCGGTAGAGGAAGAGGGAATGCCTGCACTCAGTGTCGGCGAGCAGCTGGAAGTGTTGGGGACGAAGCTAAAGGATGGACTTGGGGATAAATCTGGAGCTGCTCAGAAATTAGAAAGTCTAATTTGCAAACGGACTATGGAAGTGGACGAtgaggatgatgaagatgaggaaGACGACAGTGAGGAAATCTCTCTGCCACTGTTTATGCCTGGTAACTTTGTGGAAAAGCTTTCAGACAACAAGAAGTATAAATTATCAGATTTAATGAGCAGCCCTTTGCCTCTGGATGTCAAAGTGGTGACTCGGGATAAAGACCTAGAAAAAGATCCCCTGATGGGGTTAACAGCACTTAAGCTTGAGGAGACTTTCACAGAGACCACAGTATTGGCGAGCCTATCCAATAAACCAGATTGGTGTTTTGAGTTGCCGGTACGCTGGTTACAAATGTCTCTCTGTTTCACTACTGATCGTCTGCCGTGGCCCAGTGATGAGCCCCCAGAACTTCATGTAGAGACAGTCACTGAGGTGACAGAGAAATTCTACTATGAATATCACAAACTCATAAGCAAAATTGAGGAACCACCTCCTCGTCCACCAAAGCGGAAGCCATCTAATTCAGAAGCACCTAAAAAGACCCCTAAGCCTAAACATGCATCACCAAAAGTAAAGAGCAATGTGACCGAACAACTCAACAGCCTCTCGCTTAATCAGACAAAGGGTAAACGGGCCCCTGCTCCACCTCCGCCAGATGAT ACACCAGATCAGCCCCCTCCAATCTTGCCTAGGAAAAGCATATCAATAGCCGAGAGTGTCAGTCTGCCCAACATGTACGTGAAAAGTCCCACGAAGGCACAAAAAGCAG caaggagACCCTCTGACTCAGACCATGACTATGAGTCAATCGAGGACGCATTGATCCCCACCCATGAAAGCCTGTTCTATTAG